A single Corynebacterium stationis DNA region contains:
- the thiE gene encoding thiamine phosphate synthase, which yields MSSNQDYGIYLVTDPVLCGTRGVVETVRLAVDGGVHTVQLRDKNASFDQQLSQLEQLAAVIDGRAKLVINDRLDVAVEAQRRGIAIDGVHLGQGDEAAFTAREELGTDAIIGLTANTEDHLAAVAALPTGTVDYVGVGVIRPTSTKPDHPPALGIAGFAHLTALSSVPTVAIGGVLQEDIADLRSAGAAGVCFVSALCAAENPEHVARSMAESWKE from the coding sequence ATGAGCAGCAACCAGGATTATGGCATCTATTTAGTCACCGACCCGGTGCTGTGTGGAACCCGCGGCGTAGTGGAAACTGTACGTCTGGCCGTGGACGGTGGCGTGCACACGGTGCAGCTACGCGATAAAAATGCCAGCTTTGACCAGCAGCTATCCCAACTTGAGCAGCTCGCAGCTGTTATCGATGGCCGCGCGAAGTTAGTGATCAATGACCGTCTCGATGTCGCCGTCGAAGCCCAAAGGCGTGGCATTGCCATCGACGGCGTGCACTTAGGCCAAGGCGATGAAGCCGCATTTACCGCGCGCGAAGAACTCGGTACAGATGCCATTATCGGCTTAACCGCGAATACCGAAGATCACCTTGCTGCGGTTGCTGCGCTTCCTACCGGCACCGTGGATTATGTCGGCGTCGGTGTTATCCGGCCGACTTCCACCAAGCCCGACCATCCACCAGCACTGGGCATCGCGGGCTTTGCGCACCTGACCGCGTTGTCATCAGTGCCGACCGTGGCCATCGGTGGCGTCCTCCAAGAAGACATCGCTGATCTGCGATCCGCTGGAGCCGCTGGTGTCTGCTTTGTCTCCGCGCTGTGTGCTGCCGAGAATCCCGAGCATGTTGCCCGCAGCATGGCCGAATCCTGGAAGGAATAA
- a CDS encoding ABC transporter substrate-binding protein, which produces MKTTSISLRTIAAAGVLALATLLTSCAGGDEAEGASASDAKTTVRFALDWTPNTNHTGLYVALNKGYFEEAGIDVEILPFNNSNPEVLVDAGQAEFGISFQDTASMSMASGADLKSVLAVEQTWATEVAVLADRDDIQSPADLDGLTFGGFDNPAETKTMQGVVQSAGGDGEFETVTLGTSAYEALYSGDVDFTVPYVAWEGIEAEHRGVDLKTFAYTDYGFPDAYQVLVVGNNTWLEDNPDTARGFVQALARGYEDSVEDPEAAAKILQEENAGLLTDLDMLVESQEMLADKYMLDDNGDFGVQTEEHWSELGQFLFDSDLLTDNNGKLLDKQPAWEEFFTNEYLQD; this is translated from the coding sequence GTGAAAACTACATCAATTTCTCTTCGCACCATCGCCGCAGCCGGCGTCCTTGCTCTTGCTACCTTGCTGACTAGCTGTGCGGGAGGTGATGAGGCGGAGGGGGCATCGGCAAGCGATGCGAAAACCACCGTCCGCTTCGCGCTGGACTGGACACCGAATACCAACCACACTGGGCTCTACGTGGCATTGAATAAGGGCTACTTCGAGGAAGCCGGCATCGACGTGGAAATCCTGCCGTTTAACAACAGCAATCCCGAAGTACTTGTCGATGCCGGCCAAGCCGAGTTCGGCATCAGCTTCCAAGACACAGCATCGATGTCCATGGCCTCTGGCGCGGACCTGAAATCAGTACTCGCCGTGGAACAAACCTGGGCCACAGAAGTGGCGGTACTGGCAGACCGTGATGACATCCAAAGCCCTGCCGACTTGGACGGGTTGACCTTCGGTGGATTCGATAACCCGGCGGAGACCAAGACCATGCAGGGCGTGGTGCAATCCGCGGGTGGCGACGGCGAATTCGAAACCGTGACGCTGGGGACCTCTGCCTATGAGGCGTTGTACTCCGGCGATGTTGATTTCACCGTCCCTTATGTCGCCTGGGAAGGCATCGAAGCTGAACACCGCGGCGTGGACCTGAAGACTTTCGCGTACACCGATTATGGTTTCCCGGATGCGTACCAAGTCTTGGTGGTGGGCAATAACACCTGGTTGGAAGATAATCCGGATACCGCGCGTGGCTTTGTGCAGGCCCTTGCCCGCGGCTATGAAGATTCCGTGGAAGACCCCGAAGCCGCCGCAAAGATTTTGCAGGAAGAAAACGCTGGCCTACTCACTGACCTAGACATGCTGGTGGAAAGCCAAGAGATGCTCGCGGATAAGTACATGCTCGATGACAACGGTGACTTCGGCGTGCAAACCGAAGAGCACTGGAGCGAGCTCGGCCAGTTCCTCTTTGATTCCGATTTGCTGACTGATAACAACGGCAAACTGTTGGATAAGCAGCCTGCGTGGGAAGAATTTTTCACCAATGAATACTTGCAGGACTGA
- a CDS encoding ABC transporter permease → MKQYLSFKNIWVPAGFLAVLLIAWELIVRLTAVRPQVLPAPTLVASSGWEHRNALGAHALATLNVTLLGFSVSLACAWLIAIVIDFSPLMRRGLVPLLISSQTIPIVAIAPLMIIWFGFGLLPKILVVALVTFFPVTIGLVDGFARADREASALLRSMGAGRIKEFLFLRLPSALPLFFTSLRIGITYAVVGAIFAEYVGAKQGLGIYMSVQKNAFRTDLVLAAVTVAAVISIVLYLSTYLVERAVIPWHIKERTAANER, encoded by the coding sequence ATGAAGCAGTATTTATCTTTTAAGAATATCTGGGTGCCCGCAGGCTTTCTGGCCGTGCTGCTTATCGCGTGGGAGTTAATCGTGCGTTTGACCGCGGTGCGCCCGCAGGTGCTGCCGGCGCCAACGCTTGTGGCAAGCTCCGGTTGGGAGCATCGCAACGCACTTGGCGCGCATGCCCTGGCTACCTTAAATGTCACGCTACTGGGCTTTTCGGTGTCATTAGCGTGCGCGTGGCTGATTGCTATCGTTATTGATTTCTCGCCGCTGATGCGCCGTGGCCTAGTTCCGCTGCTGATTTCTTCCCAAACCATTCCGATTGTCGCTATCGCGCCGTTGATGATCATCTGGTTCGGCTTCGGGCTGCTGCCCAAGATCCTGGTGGTGGCTCTGGTGACCTTCTTCCCAGTAACCATCGGGCTAGTCGATGGTTTTGCGCGTGCGGACAGGGAAGCATCGGCGTTGCTGCGCAGCATGGGTGCCGGGCGCATCAAAGAGTTCCTCTTCCTGCGGCTACCGTCGGCGCTGCCACTCTTTTTCACTTCTTTGCGTATCGGTATTACTTATGCCGTGGTGGGCGCCATCTTCGCCGAGTATGTCGGCGCGAAGCAGGGCTTGGGCATTTATATGAGCGTGCAAAAGAATGCTTTTCGCACCGATTTGGTGCTCGCCGCAGTTACCGTCGCAGCTGTGATCAGCATTGTGCTCTACCTATCCACGTACCTGGTGGAACGGGCCGTTATTCCGTGGCACATCAAAGAAAGGACCGCTGCCAATGAGCGTTAA
- a CDS encoding ABC transporter ATP-binding protein produces MSVKTSPQLHLEGISRTFPLADARQRAVLDDISLTVNPGEFVSIIGPSGCGKSTLFNIIAGLDSPTSGTVGIDGEVAYMPQKDALFPWRSIAANAALGLEVQGVKRRAARARVKEWFPRFGLAGFEDSLPFELSGGMRQRAALLRTVVQNKSTLLLDEPFGALDALTKQDLQTWLQQVWAEHNWTALLITHDVREAILLSDRVVVLSPRPAKVSLILDVDLPKPRGIDALTSPRFLELERTLLQTLGS; encoded by the coding sequence ATGAGCGTTAAAACCTCACCGCAGTTGCACCTCGAGGGCATCTCACGCACCTTCCCGCTTGCCGATGCCCGCCAGCGCGCAGTGCTGGATGACATCTCTTTGACGGTGAATCCCGGGGAGTTTGTCTCCATCATCGGTCCATCTGGCTGCGGCAAGAGCACGCTGTTTAACATCATCGCCGGTTTGGATTCACCGACTAGTGGCACGGTGGGTATCGATGGGGAAGTGGCCTATATGCCGCAAAAAGATGCGTTGTTTCCGTGGCGCAGCATCGCCGCGAATGCCGCACTCGGCCTGGAAGTCCAAGGGGTTAAACGCCGCGCGGCGCGGGCACGGGTCAAGGAATGGTTTCCCCGCTTTGGGCTTGCGGGTTTTGAAGATTCCTTGCCGTTTGAGCTTTCCGGCGGCATGCGCCAGCGGGCAGCACTTCTGCGCACGGTGGTTCAAAACAAGAGCACTTTGCTTCTCGATGAACCCTTCGGCGCCCTCGACGCGCTTACCAAACAGGATTTACAAACCTGGCTGCAACAAGTGTGGGCCGAACATAATTGGACAGCACTGTTGATTACCCATGATGTCCGCGAAGCGATCTTGCTTTCAGACCGCGTGGTGGTGCTCAGCCCGCGCCCGGCGAAAGTCAGCCTCATTCTCGACGTTGACCTACCGAAGCCGCGGGGGATCGATGCGTTGACCAGCCCTAGATTCTTAGAGCTGGAACGCACGCTGCTTCAAACACTAGGCAGCTGA
- the tenA gene encoding thiaminase II: protein MTLFNDLKKAIGTEWTDYTEHEFVRKLGEGTLPLPVFQDYLVQDYHFLVQFARANALAAYKSRNLADIKDATGALQAILHETELHRRLTTRWGITEEELDAAAEKQTTVAYTRYVLDTGMSGDLLDMHVALSPCSIGYAEIGVALEPQRIRALDAGEEHPYGEWIAEYSGTEFQTAAQAATERLDALTAGSVTAERFDSLVEIFRAATRLEAAFWQQALDSAD, encoded by the coding sequence ATGACACTGTTTAATGATCTGAAAAAAGCCATCGGTACCGAGTGGACCGATTACACCGAGCACGAATTCGTGCGCAAACTTGGCGAAGGCACCTTGCCGCTACCCGTCTTCCAGGACTACCTAGTGCAGGATTATCACTTCCTCGTGCAGTTCGCGCGGGCGAACGCACTGGCTGCGTACAAAAGCCGCAACCTCGCCGATATTAAAGACGCGACGGGCGCACTGCAGGCTATCTTGCACGAAACCGAACTACACCGCCGACTGACTACACGCTGGGGAATCACGGAAGAAGAGCTTGATGCGGCGGCAGAAAAACAAACCACCGTGGCTTATACCCGCTACGTTTTGGACACCGGGATGTCCGGCGACCTGCTGGATATGCACGTCGCGCTTTCACCATGCTCCATTGGTTATGCAGAAATTGGTGTAGCCCTAGAGCCGCAACGAATACGGGCTCTAGATGCCGGCGAAGAACACCCCTACGGCGAGTGGATTGCGGAATACTCCGGCACGGAATTCCAAACCGCAGCACAAGCTGCCACCGAACGCCTCGACGCGCTAACCGCAGGTAGCGTCACCGCGGAGCGCTTTGATTCCTTAGTGGAAATCTTCCGCGCCGCGACCCGCTTGGAAGCAGCGTTCTGGCAGCAAGCACTGGACTCAGCTGACTGA
- a CDS encoding TenA family protein has protein sequence MSTQRFTDLLREQNHTTWEKAVSHRFVQELFDGTIDDSVMASYLVQDYRFLDSFLVLLGASVSTADALEPRLRFAQFIGEIAGDENTYFLDAFKALGVSDKQREEIPNTEPTTAFCALMREAAETRDYVAIVAVLLVAEWLYLDWATRGARPLPKNFVHAEWIRLHDFPEFHERIAFLRAELDRVGPARRAVAEDFFHRAVEIELAFFDAAYAHPITGEK, from the coding sequence ATGAGCACTCAACGATTTACGGACCTTTTGCGCGAGCAAAACCACACCACGTGGGAGAAGGCAGTTTCTCACCGCTTTGTGCAGGAGCTTTTCGATGGCACCATCGACGACTCTGTCATGGCCAGCTACTTGGTGCAGGACTACCGCTTTTTGGATAGTTTCTTGGTGTTGCTGGGGGCATCGGTAAGCACGGCGGATGCGCTTGAACCACGGCTGCGGTTTGCGCAATTTATTGGCGAGATAGCCGGCGATGAAAATACTTATTTCCTCGACGCCTTTAAAGCATTGGGCGTGAGCGACAAGCAGCGCGAAGAAATCCCGAATACCGAGCCGACCACCGCGTTTTGCGCGTTGATGCGTGAGGCTGCGGAAACCCGCGATTACGTAGCAATCGTCGCGGTGTTGCTGGTTGCGGAATGGTTGTACCTCGACTGGGCGACCCGCGGTGCGCGCCCGCTGCCGAAGAACTTCGTGCACGCGGAATGGATTCGACTGCATGATTTTCCTGAATTCCACGAGCGCATCGCGTTCTTACGCGCAGAACTCGACCGCGTCGGCCCAGCCCGGCGCGCTGTTGCGGAAGACTTCTTTCACCGCGCAGTAGAAATCGAGCTCGCATTTTTTGATGCTGCCTACGCCCACCCCATCACAGGAGAAAAATAA
- the thiD gene encoding bifunctional hydroxymethylpyrimidine kinase/phosphomethylpyrimidine kinase, translating into MKRRQALIPNVLTIAGTDPTGGAGIQADLKAFSANGAYGMSVVTAVVAQNTRGVGSIVAMEPEFVAEQIAAVFEDVRVDAVKIGMVANAGIAEAITQSLDKYAQCPVVLDPVMVAKSGDHLLNQDDVDAIRERLVPRATLITPNLPEASVLLGREVEMGSLAEMRESLNDLRALGAKWVLLKGGHLSGAESTDILTGGDAGEHTVELTAPRVDTVNDHGTGCTLSAAIAALLPQHGYEEAVRRAKDYLTHALRHADELDVGAGHGPVHHFHALWNNAPLQLQGTQR; encoded by the coding sequence ATGAAACGGAGACAAGCGTTGATACCGAACGTATTAACCATTGCTGGCACAGATCCCACCGGTGGCGCGGGGATTCAAGCAGACTTAAAAGCATTTTCTGCCAACGGCGCATATGGGATGAGCGTGGTCACCGCAGTGGTTGCGCAAAATACGCGCGGGGTGGGAAGCATCGTCGCGATGGAACCTGAATTCGTGGCCGAACAAATCGCCGCGGTCTTTGAGGATGTCCGCGTCGATGCAGTGAAAATCGGCATGGTGGCCAATGCTGGAATCGCCGAAGCGATCACGCAGTCACTGGATAAATACGCGCAGTGCCCGGTGGTCTTGGATCCGGTGATGGTCGCTAAAAGTGGCGATCATCTGCTCAACCAGGATGATGTCGACGCGATTCGGGAGCGTCTCGTGCCGCGGGCAACGCTGATTACGCCGAATCTGCCGGAGGCATCGGTGTTGCTGGGCCGCGAGGTAGAGATGGGCAGCTTGGCAGAAATGCGTGAGTCCTTAAACGATCTGCGCGCTTTGGGCGCAAAGTGGGTGCTGCTCAAAGGCGGGCATTTAAGCGGTGCGGAAAGCACCGATATCCTCACCGGCGGTGATGCCGGCGAGCACACCGTGGAGCTGACCGCACCGCGCGTGGACACTGTCAATGACCACGGCACTGGGTGCACATTATCGGCCGCGATAGCAGCGCTTTTACCCCAACACGGATACGAAGAAGCGGTGCGCCGCGCCAAAGACTATCTCACGCACGCGCTGCGCCACGCGGATGAATTGGACGTCGGTGCAGGCCACGGCCCCGTCCATCACTTCCACGCGCTATGGAATAACGCGCCTTTGCAATTGCAAGGAACACAACGATGA
- a CDS encoding calcium:proton antiporter gives MSASTALRGVLTGSVIARIVLGWVAVALLSLASGFLAGSLSMPLVFTLLALIVGVIIVCSGGVVTQAEHLAHRLGDPYGTLVLTLSIVGIEVILISAVMLGPGDHHTIARDSVMATVMIVLNLVIGLALLVGGMRHSNLQVNRTGISAYLSMLVVLIATAFAFPAVIGTDGAYNSAQAITIVTLTVILYGFFLYRQTGAQHADFTETDKDVVASNNPGIAAIFREHKGEIFTRALVLLITVIPIVMLSHDMASLLDDGLNRLGAPIALSGIIIAMIVFLPEAITTVRAAWGGEGQRVVNLAHGALVSCVGLTLPVVLIIGLLTGQTVTLAENPTNLLLLGISLALSIATFNSQKVTAIHGGAHLFVFILYALSVFS, from the coding sequence ATGTCAGCCTCTACTGCCCTGCGCGGCGTTCTCACCGGATCTGTCATCGCCCGAATTGTATTGGGCTGGGTTGCGGTCGCACTACTATCACTGGCATCAGGTTTTCTCGCGGGCAGCTTATCGATGCCCCTCGTCTTCACCCTTCTTGCGCTCATCGTGGGCGTGATCATCGTGTGTTCCGGCGGGGTTGTCACCCAAGCTGAACATCTCGCGCACCGGCTTGGTGATCCCTACGGCACCCTGGTGCTGACCCTTTCAATTGTCGGCATTGAAGTCATTCTCATCTCCGCGGTTATGCTCGGCCCAGGCGATCACCACACCATCGCGCGTGATTCCGTCATGGCCACGGTCATGATTGTCCTCAACCTGGTCATCGGCCTGGCACTTCTCGTCGGCGGCATGCGTCATAGCAACCTGCAGGTCAACCGCACCGGTATTTCCGCATACTTATCCATGCTCGTCGTACTCATCGCCACCGCCTTCGCCTTTCCAGCTGTCATCGGCACCGATGGCGCATACAATTCCGCGCAGGCCATCACCATCGTGACCTTGACAGTCATCCTCTACGGATTCTTTCTCTACCGCCAAACCGGCGCCCAGCATGCCGACTTCACGGAAACAGACAAGGACGTCGTTGCTTCCAACAACCCCGGAATCGCCGCAATTTTCCGCGAGCACAAAGGCGAGATCTTCACCCGCGCGCTGGTTTTGCTCATCACGGTAATCCCCATCGTGATGCTCTCTCACGATATGGCATCGCTTCTCGATGACGGCCTTAACCGCCTCGGCGCTCCCATCGCGCTTTCCGGCATCATCATCGCAATGATTGTCTTTTTGCCCGAAGCAATCACCACCGTCCGCGCTGCCTGGGGTGGCGAAGGACAACGCGTGGTTAACCTCGCCCACGGCGCGCTCGTCTCCTGTGTTGGCCTCACTCTGCCGGTCGTGCTCATCATCGGTCTGCTTACTGGGCAAACCGTTACCCTCGCCGAAAACCCCACCAACCTGCTGCTACTAGGAATCAGCCTGGCTTTGAGCATCGCAACGTTTAACTCCCAGAAAGTCACCGCGATTCACGGCGGAGCACACCTATTCGTCTTCATCCTCTACGCGCTCAGCGTATTTTCTTAA
- a CDS encoding ATP-binding protein, whose amino-acid sequence MKQSELDSHLARLRTLGRDDALIEVKAWAHKSESKSFWETVSAFANSNGGIIVLGLEEPSFTPAPGFNAKDVEDRIRSGLNTSDQHAIRVEPVPDYSVELLKVDTQLCVVVTISPLTVNGPCFVKSKGVSNGSFKRVGDADQRLSALEVYELQHRFDKHASDREHVPGTDINDLDTSLTKAMESRLKRQHSRLDFDETNKWIKQKSIVTQDGELTLAGLMALGEYPQQFFPQLFIDVAVHPGKEKAPAGENTRFVDRVLCESNVATQVLDAIAAIRRNLRTRRVIEGSLGKDVLEIPETVLREALANAVMHRDYSAPFRDQNISVDIFLDRVEISSPGGLPGGKTTENLDDGQQIPRNSTLARLLQDVPLSHEYDGVLAESNGGGILTMINTMKSVGLPRPTFKVDIARVTVILQRFGLADGEVASWVKERLGDEFSIAEGAALVLAKDLGAVTAKDLKRQTGGDSGELQIMLDKLAQQGSLIESSQGVYTLSSAGAHLTPAQQDVFDAVSNTEELSAQQVSDLTDRPISTVRAALRHLVEIGFITATAPPSSRKRAYRRT is encoded by the coding sequence ATGAAACAATCTGAACTAGATTCCCACCTTGCCCGCCTCCGTACCCTCGGCAGAGATGACGCTTTGATAGAAGTAAAGGCATGGGCGCATAAGAGTGAATCAAAAAGTTTCTGGGAAACGGTAAGCGCTTTCGCTAACAGTAATGGCGGAATCATCGTACTGGGTTTAGAAGAACCATCGTTCACTCCAGCTCCAGGATTCAATGCCAAGGACGTTGAGGACCGTATCCGCAGCGGTCTAAATACCAGCGACCAGCACGCAATTCGCGTGGAACCAGTCCCAGACTATTCCGTCGAGCTGTTAAAAGTTGACACACAACTATGCGTCGTAGTCACCATTTCTCCGTTAACTGTTAATGGCCCATGCTTCGTAAAATCAAAGGGAGTATCGAACGGAAGCTTTAAAAGAGTTGGCGACGCGGATCAACGACTTAGCGCCCTTGAAGTCTACGAACTCCAACACCGATTCGACAAGCACGCTTCCGACAGAGAACATGTCCCAGGTACTGATATCAATGACCTAGATACCTCACTCACTAAAGCCATGGAGTCTCGGCTGAAGCGCCAACATTCTCGGCTGGATTTTGATGAAACCAATAAGTGGATCAAGCAGAAATCCATAGTTACTCAAGACGGCGAACTTACCCTTGCAGGACTAATGGCGTTAGGAGAATATCCTCAACAATTCTTTCCTCAATTATTTATTGATGTGGCGGTCCACCCCGGAAAAGAAAAAGCACCAGCAGGAGAAAACACTCGTTTCGTGGACCGAGTCCTTTGTGAAAGCAACGTAGCCACCCAAGTTTTAGATGCAATCGCAGCAATTCGTCGAAACCTTCGAACAAGAAGGGTGATTGAAGGAAGCCTCGGAAAGGATGTCTTAGAAATACCTGAGACCGTATTACGCGAGGCATTAGCTAATGCAGTGATGCATCGTGACTACTCCGCACCATTCCGAGACCAAAATATCAGTGTCGATATCTTTTTAGACCGCGTAGAAATCAGCAGCCCTGGAGGATTGCCTGGCGGCAAAACTACCGAGAACCTCGATGATGGACAACAAATCCCGCGGAATTCGACATTAGCCAGGCTACTTCAAGATGTCCCACTGTCCCACGAATACGACGGGGTACTTGCCGAAAGTAATGGTGGAGGGATCTTGACCATGATCAACACCATGAAATCTGTCGGTCTTCCCAGGCCGACTTTTAAGGTAGATATTGCTCGAGTGACAGTCATTCTGCAGCGATTCGGCCTCGCAGACGGAGAAGTCGCATCCTGGGTTAAGGAACGACTTGGAGATGAATTCTCAATCGCTGAAGGTGCCGCACTTGTTTTGGCAAAAGACTTGGGGGCCGTCACAGCTAAAGATCTCAAACGGCAGACAGGCGGCGACAGTGGTGAGCTTCAGATCATGCTCGATAAGCTTGCTCAACAAGGTTCGTTAATTGAATCGAGCCAAGGGGTGTACACCCTCTCAAGTGCGGGAGCTCACCTAACCCCCGCCCAACAAGACGTATTCGATGCAGTATCTAATACTGAAGAACTCTCAGCTCAACAAGTTAGCGACCTTACCGATCGGCCAATAAGCACCGTACGCGCCGCCCTTCGACATCTTGTAGAAATCGGTTTTATCACAGCCACAGCGCCACCAAGCAGTAGAAAACGAGCTTATCGCCGCACGTGA
- a CDS encoding LysR family transcriptional regulator, with translation MTPAQDCWPNLRTLELFVAVVDSGSLGAAARSVGMAQPNASRAIAELEATMQTHLLDRRPSGSVPTPFGLSLAAHAREVLDAARDFQSWVAENHDESQKTLSVGASLTIAETLLPVWIAALRERYPDVQVAISVVNSAEVISQVRHGHFHVGFIETPHVPVQLNAHIVQEDELFVVIAPHHHWALRTGRISLQELAETPLVVREPGSGTFEALQDHLAGLNVATPAQVLNSIAAVRVAVASGAGPAVMSELAVRDQLANGNLLQVPLEGDKITRPLTAIWSGHRRPPRLAHELIAIAKATGAWISRHR, from the coding sequence ATGACTCCTGCTCAGGACTGCTGGCCCAACCTCCGCACCCTGGAATTATTCGTGGCAGTAGTAGATAGCGGCAGCCTCGGCGCCGCAGCACGTAGCGTCGGAATGGCGCAGCCCAATGCAAGCCGCGCGATTGCCGAGCTTGAGGCAACGATGCAAACTCATTTGCTGGATCGTCGTCCCAGCGGCTCAGTGCCTACGCCTTTCGGGCTTTCGCTCGCTGCGCATGCGCGTGAAGTCCTGGATGCTGCTCGTGATTTTCAATCTTGGGTCGCGGAGAACCACGACGAATCGCAAAAGACGCTCAGCGTCGGCGCCAGCTTGACCATCGCGGAGACACTCTTGCCAGTGTGGATTGCCGCGCTGCGCGAACGATACCCCGATGTCCAGGTTGCTATTTCCGTGGTGAATTCAGCAGAAGTTATCTCACAGGTTCGGCATGGGCATTTCCATGTAGGTTTCATCGAAACGCCACATGTACCGGTGCAGCTTAATGCTCACATTGTCCAGGAAGACGAGCTTTTTGTGGTGATTGCCCCGCACCACCACTGGGCTTTGCGAACCGGGCGAATCAGCCTGCAAGAGCTGGCTGAAACACCACTTGTTGTAAGAGAACCAGGCTCCGGAACCTTTGAAGCCCTGCAAGACCATCTGGCTGGCTTGAATGTTGCTACACCAGCCCAGGTGCTCAACAGCATTGCAGCCGTGCGCGTCGCAGTAGCTTCCGGTGCCGGCCCCGCAGTAATGAGCGAACTGGCCGTGCGCGATCAGCTCGCCAATGGCAATCTCCTGCAAGTGCCTTTAGAAGGCGACAAGATCACGCGCCCGCTCACAGCAATCTGGTCAGGACACCGTCGTCCGCCCAGGCTGGCTCACGAACTGATTGCCATCGCTAAGGCCACTGGCGCTTGGATCAGTAGGCATCGTTAA
- a CDS encoding YeiH family protein, translating to MSTGILALASNEVQPRARAIKAYAPGLLLCLGGAAVAMIFSSFIPGLRAMIVAIIAGIALTNMTKLPSTFSPGIQVAAKTLLRWGIVFLGLKLVIADVRSLGLPMLLVIVCIVSGGIIGTLLIGRLLKMKPAQVLLIACGFSICGAAAVAGVRGASDAEEEDVVIAVALVVIFGTIMIPTIPFLGALAGLAPETMGMWAGGSIHEVAQVVAAGGAIGGSALEIAVVVKLARVLMLAPVVFILSLVKRRRSSGVQITGHEKRPPIVPLFIIGFLSMVLLRSTVDLPEPVLATGDFLQTILLATAMFALGCGVKIQSLLHVGVRPFVLAFASTVLVATIAFVGIELV from the coding sequence ATGTCTACCGGAATTTTGGCACTTGCTTCAAATGAAGTTCAACCGCGCGCACGTGCAATCAAAGCTTATGCGCCCGGACTGCTGCTGTGTCTAGGCGGCGCTGCGGTCGCGATGATTTTCAGTTCTTTTATACCGGGGCTTCGCGCGATGATCGTGGCGATTATCGCCGGGATCGCACTAACGAACATGACAAAACTTCCCAGCACGTTTTCGCCAGGAATCCAAGTAGCAGCTAAGACTTTGCTGCGGTGGGGAATCGTGTTCTTAGGGCTCAAACTGGTTATCGCAGATGTTCGCAGCCTCGGGCTGCCGATGCTTCTGGTTATCGTCTGCATTGTTTCCGGCGGAATCATCGGCACGCTGCTTATCGGCCGCCTGCTAAAGATGAAGCCTGCGCAGGTATTACTGATCGCCTGCGGATTTTCCATCTGCGGCGCGGCGGCCGTCGCGGGTGTCAGAGGCGCAAGCGATGCGGAAGAAGAAGACGTAGTAATCGCCGTCGCGTTGGTGGTGATATTTGGAACCATCATGATTCCGACCATCCCGTTTCTCGGTGCCCTTGCCGGTCTAGCCCCGGAGACGATGGGAATGTGGGCCGGTGGATCCATTCACGAGGTTGCGCAAGTCGTTGCCGCCGGAGGCGCAATAGGCGGAAGTGCTCTAGAAATAGCCGTCGTGGTTAAACTTGCACGCGTTCTAATGCTGGCTCCAGTCGTATTCATTCTGAGCCTCGTAAAACGTCGTCGAAGTAGCGGCGTGCAGATTACGGGCCATGAGAAGCGCCCACCAATAGTCCCGCTGTTTATCATCGGTTTCTTATCGATGGTTCTTCTTCGCTCCACCGTTGACCTTCCCGAGCCCGTCCTCGCCACCGGCGACTTTTTACAAACAATTCTGCTTGCAACCGCGATGTTTGCTCTCGGGTGCGGGGTGAAAATCCAAAGTTTGTTGCACGTTGGCGTGCGACCTTTCGTCCTTGCCTTTGCGTCAACAGTGCTCGTCGCAACCATCGCATTTGTAGGCATTGAGCTCGTCTAA